The DNA window CCGTCTCGCCGTTCGCCGCGGGGCGACCGTCGCTCCCGCGGTGGATCGCCGCACCGGTGTCGACGCTCTCCAGGTAGAGAGGGACCCGCAAGGTCCCCTCGATGCGCACAGCAATGTTGGGGTCCTCAGGCATGTCCTGCACCGACGTCACGGTGATCGCCGGAGGGGTCTGGGTCATGCGCTGGATGGCGTCGTCACGGATGGCGAGCATGTCCTGGGTCAGCCACTCCTCGGAGCCCACGGTGAAATCCCAGGCGAGCTGGAGGTTCGCGCGGGTGACGCCGGCGGCCTCGAGGACCGGGAAGATGGCTTGCTCGTAGTGGGTCGCCTGCGCGCTGAGCGCGGGCTCGGCGCTGGCAGAGGCGTCGCGGATGCGATCGAAGCCGACAGGAGGCTTGATGGGCTGGCCCTGCAGGTCGACGAGGCCCTGGAAGGCGACGATGTAGCGATGGCGGTTCTGGAGTTTCACGTAGGGGCGCACGATGAGCGCGCGCGAGGCCTCCTTGTCGGTGCTGCGATCCAGCTCGGCCCAGTGGGGTACGAGCTGGCCGGTGTCGGCGTCGACGAGCAAGGTGGTGCTGTCGGCGCGGAGCGCGGCCGCCGGGTCGTCGGTGTGGAAGGTGAGCTTCTGCGCGTCCACCCCCTCCGGGAAGATCGCGAGGATGGGCATGTGGTGAGAGAAGCCGTCGACGGGGTGACGCTGCATGAAGTCGAAGGTGCGCGCGTTCTTGTCCCGTGGCGCCGCCGCGTCGGAGAGGCGGACCCGGCGTCCGGTCGGGGTCGAAGGATCCTCGGTGAGGAAGAAATCCGAGGGGTACGGCAGGAGGCAGTCGCTCTGGTAAGCGATGGGGTTGCACCCTTCGGGGATGGCGAGCGGCTGGGGGGAATCGACGCTGTCGTCTCCACCGCAGGCTGCAGCGAAGGAGCCGAGGACGAGGGCGAGCGCGGACAGCGTGCGGCGCGGAGCTTTGTTCATGCGGGTCTCTCGGCCGCGAGGGTATCACGGGGCCGCACGGATCCCGCCTCCCGTGCGCCACGGCGGGGCGGAGTTACTTCGAGAGCAAGGCGAGGGTGCGCAAGGAGGGTTGGGCGAGCCAGTGGACGCCGAGGGAGGTGCCGGCGGCGTCGAAGGTGACGCCTCGCGACAAGGCCCACTCCGCGAGCGCTCTGCCGAAAGCGGCCATGTTCGGCCAGCGATCCTGCGGCGCCTTGGCGAGACCGCGCTCCACGATGTTCCAGAGTTCGTGCTCGTGCTGGAACTGCTCCGGCCGCCGCAGCCGGGTGTTGAGGACATCGAAGATCACCGTCGCGCTGTTCGGCCCCGCGAAGGGCCGCACGCCGCTCACCAGCTCGTAGAGGACGGTGCACAGGCCCCAGACGTCGGTACGCTCGTCCGGATCGGTGCCACCGCGGATCTGCTCGGGGGCCATGTAGACGGGGCTGCCGAGCATCATGCCGTGGGTGGTCAAGCGGGTCGCCCAGATGGCGGCAGAGACGCCGGCGACGCCGAAGTCGATGAGCTTCGGGACGATGCTGGCGCCTTGCTCGATGAGCATGATGTTCGCCGGCTTGACGTCCCGGTGGACGACACCTTCGCGGTGCGCCGCGAGGAGCGCGCCGGCGACCGGCAGCACGATCTGCACGGCTTCGGTGGAAGGGAACGTGCCCAGTTCGGAGAGGCGCTGGGAGAGGGAGGAGCCCTGGAGCAGCTCCATCACCAGAAAGGGATCACCGGCGAGCGTGACGCCGAAGTCGTGAACGCGCACGGCCGAGGGGTGTGCGACGCGGGCCGCGGCACGGGCTTCCTTCAGAAGACGCTCGGCGGCGTGCTGCACCTCGGCCTCGCGGCGGATGAGCTTGAGCGCGACATCGAGTTCGAGGCTGATGCTGCGCGCGCGCCACACTGCACCCATCCCGCCGTGACCGATCTGGTCGACGAGGCGGTAACGCTGGGCGAGCACGTCCCCCGCGGCGTAGGCCCCCAGCACCACGGGCGGCGTGAGCGCGGCAGGCGCTGCCGTGGTGTCGGTCGGGTGCGTCGCGGTGGACTGCACATCGGTGCGCTCCCGCGCGACCGTGGCCGCATCTGGATCGAAGTGCCGTGACGCGCCAGCGGGAGGCGCATTGCCAGAAGGAAGTAGCGCACCAGGAAGCGGCGACACGCCTCGGAGTGGCAGCGCACCAGGAAGCGGCGACACGCCTCGGAGTGGCAGCGCGCCAGGGAGCGGCGACGCGCTGAGTGGAGGCACACTCGAAGGCAGAGGCGGTGCGCTTGGTGGCACCGGCGGCCCCCCTGGAGGAAGAGACGGCACGCCTGGAGACGGAGGGGGCATGCTGTCCGTGCGATCCCGGCGCGGCTCGAAGATCATCCGGTAGCTGGTGGGCGGCCGGTCATACCCGCTCGGAGGGGATGAATCTGGGGCTGGTGTTCGACGGCGGGTCATCGACGAAGGGAGGCTGCTCTGCGGCACCCACGGCTCGCGTTCGCGTTGGCCCATCTTGCCAGAGTACCACCCGCAAAGGTCAGGCCGCGTGGACGGGCCCGGTGTGGATCTCAGCGTCAGGCGGTCATGACGCACAGCGCCCGGCTGCTCTGAAGCCTGGACTACATGGTCATACGTGGGGCAGTGAGGCCTCGGCGGCTCAGGGTGAGACCGCAGCGCGAGACTCGGAGGCCTCACCTCGGTTCGACGGATGCGTCGGCGCCGCAAAGGCACGACGCAGTGCGCGCGCCTGATCCAGAGCGAGGTCGGCGACACGCCGCACGGTGTCCGTGAGCGAAGGACGGGTCGCGTAAAGCCGGACGAGGGGCCTCACCGCGAGCGAGAGGTCCATCTTGTAGCGCGAGGTGCCCGCCAGAAAATCGTACTCCTTGTGACCCGCAGCGATGGCCTCACGGATGGCGAGCGCATGCATCGCGATGCCCGCGCGCAAATTCTGCGGGAGGTCGGGGCGACGCCCCCCCTGATAGAACGAGACCCGACCTTGCCAGACGATGTTGTACACGGCAGCGATCGGCTCACCGCGAACCTCGAGCCACGAAAGATCCAGGGATCCTCGCTCAAGCAAGGCGGGCATGACGGCTTCGTGGAACGCACGGAAGCGCGGCGAGGCGAACGCGCCCGGCTTCTCGTCGGCGGACCAGCGCGCTTCGTGGAGCCGGATCAACGTCTCCATCGCCGTGGGCAGCTCGTCGGCTCGGGTGACCCGCGTGAGGCGCAGCGGAGACCCCGCCCATGCTTCGAGGTCACGCAGAGAGCGACGCACCATGTAGCGGCGTGACGAAGGAAGCGCAGCGAGATAGCCATCCCAGGAAGCGGGGAGAGGGATGTGCGGACAGGCGCCGGTGATCTCCAGGTGTGCGCTCGCTCCTCTGGCACGCAGCTCGCGCGAGAGGAGCACGGGGAAGACATCGTCGCCGCGCATGGCGGGCATGCGGAGCTCGTCCCACGCCCCCAGCGCGTCGGTCGCGAGCGCATCGGCGAGCGCACGCGCCACGCTCGACTCGGCCCCACGCTCGACGATCACGCCGAGGTAATCGGAGCCCGTCTCATCGGCCTCATCCTCACCCGAGCCGCACAGCTCGAGCGTGCGCAACGACAGACCGACCCGATGGCGACGAGGTCGTTCGCAGAAGGGTGCGAGACCGACCAGGCGCGGCCCATCCCAGAAGAGCACAGCCCGCAGTGCCCGCCCATCCAGGGGGCCGAAGACGCGCCACCAGGCGAGCACCCAGGGTGGCGCGAGCGTCGGTTCGCTCTGGGCGCTGCGCTGCAGGAGCTCTTCCCAGGCTGCGCTCGAAGCGACGAGGCCGGCAGTGTCGGTGACCATCTGGACACGCAGCATGCTCCTCCGTGCATCCCACGATGGGATCGTGACAGACACGTACGATGGCGCTCACGTGCGAAGGGCGTCGATGGCGCGTTCCATCCCTGCCTGGACGATGCGACGTCCCTTCCGGATCGCGCGCGCCGCCTGGTAGACGCGCTCATCGGTCCACCCCATGCGGTAGCCCAGCTCGATGGAGCGGCGCTCGGAGGTCGCATGCTCGTAGGGGACGCGGTGGAACGAGATCTCGCGTCGGTCTGTGTCCAGCACGGCGAGTTCGGCGTGGCCATCGCCACGACGCGCCGCGTCCACCGAGCCCGGGTTGGCGAAGAAGACGCGTCGTCGGCTCTGGATCGGTAGATCCTCCCCGAGGGCCAGCGAGGTCACGTCCCCCTCTCGGGCAGCGTAGAGGGCAGGTGCGTGGGTGTGACCGAAGAGACAGATCCAGGCGCTCGGAGCGAGCCGCCGCATCATCGGTAGATTCTCCTCGATGCGCTGTTCGTCGCGCATGTACTGGCAGACGTCGGCGAAGCTACCGTGAACGAGCACGACCCCTGCGTCGAGGACGCGGACCCGAGGGAGCTGCAGCAAGGTCCTCAGCGTGGCTTCGGAGAGCATCTGCCGGGTACGACGGAGAGCGAACGCCGCCTTGTCACTACAGCGGTCCATGTTCAGCTCTTGCGCTGCGATGAGATCGTGGTTGCCCGCGATGGTGATCGCACCTCGCGCCTCCAGGAGCCGCACACAGCGGTTGGGATCGGCGTTGTAGCCGACCACATCGCCGAGGCAGAGGATGCGATCCACGGAGCGCGCGTCCAGGAACGCGAGCGCTGCTTTGAGGGCCTCGAAGTTACCGTGGATGTCCGACACGATCCCGTAGCGCGCCATAGTTCACCTTCCGCACCACCGCGCTGCCAGCCCACCATGCGAAGGGGGCAGGGTCTTTCCATGCGAACGCTTCGTACACGGTCCCCGGATGGGAGACCGAAAGGAGCCACGCGCCCAGCGTCAGTCCGTCCTCGCGCTGCTCGCGGTAAGCGAGCCAGTCCCGATAAAAATTGAGCCACCGACGATGTGACTCCGGACGGGGCGCTTCGTCCGGATGTCGTCCATGAACTAGCAGATTGTAGGCCACCGCTGGCAAATTCACACCCGACGCAGCGCCCACGTAATGCCACAGGGTGTAGCGGGCGTTGATCTCCAGGACATACAGCGCACCGCTCTGCGCATCCCGGATCAGGTCGATCTTGAACGGCCCCTTCAGACCGAGCCGGCGCGTGACGTCACGCCCCATCGCCTCCACCTCGGCGTCCTCGGCGACCTCGATGAGGGAACTCTCCCCGGCGAAGGCGGGAAACGTCCGCACCTTGCGCCCGCAGAACGAGGCGAGGAGCTTGCCTCGTTCATCTGCAAAGCCGTGGAAGGACAGGAGATCTCCGGTGGCTCCCTCGATGTGCTCCTGGACCAGCAGCTCGCCCCGCAGCCGGACGAAGGCGGGGTGGGACAGCAGCTCCTGCCGCGTGGCGAAGATCCTCGCCTTGGCGTGTCCGCCGAAGAGCTCCCGCTGGATCTCCTTCCAGGCCGTCTTCCGCCGCGGCTTGATGAGGAGAGGTTCACGCAAGGACTCGAGGGCGCCGAGATCCTCGCCCGGATCGAGCGTGCGCGGCGCGCGCACCCCGGCCGCCACGCAGAGGCGCGAGAAGCGCTCCTTGTCGAGCAAGGACCAGGCGAGTTCCTCGTCGTTCAGCACGAACAGGAAGCGCTCGGCGAGGGCCTCCCGGTGCCGGTAGATGAGATCGAGGTCGCGGTCGCTGCCGTAGACCAGCGGAGACCGCCGTCCGAGCTTCGCCACGAGCTGATCTCCCAGGGCCAGCAAGGCGGTGACGCCCTGGTCGCGATCGGCAGGGAGGATCACCGCGCCGTGGACATAGCGAGAGTGCCTGGAGATGTCGTCGGGGTCGCGGGTCGCAAGGATCACCGGGATCCCGGCCATCCCGTGGGGCCGGATCAAGGTCAGATCACCGAGGACGACGGCCGGCGGCTGAGACGGCGACGATCCCTCGAGGGAAAAAGCTGCCCTCTTCATGGAGTCCACCCTCGCGGTGCAGCCCTCGTGCCCGCCGTGGTCGAGTGCAGGCTGCACACTTTCAGGCGGTAATTTGGACGGCCGACGCTCCCCGGAGTACGTGACCGACCGTGCATGTCGGCATCGATCGTCTCCCTGATCTCAGCGCATTTCAGCAGCTGAGGACCGCTCGCGTCGGCGTCCTGGCGCACCCCGCGAGCGTGAACCGCAACCTGACCCACATCGCCGATGTCCTCGCGGCCCACGGCGTCCGTCCGCGCATCTTCTTCGGCCCCGAGCACGGTTACGGTGGCGAGGCCCAGGACATGGACGCCGTCTCCGGGAGCGTCGATCCGCGGACGGGCGCGCGTGTGATCAGCCTGTACGGCGAGCGCTTCGAGGATCTGACGCCGAAGGCGGCGGACCTCGCGGAGATCGACGTGCTGATCATGGACCTCGCCGACGTCGGTTGCCGCCACTACACCTTCGTCTGGACGTCGTTGATGGTGCTGCGCGCAGCCCATCAGGCGGGCGTGAGGGTGGTGCTGCTGGATCGGCCGAACCCGATCGGCGGCGCGCTGGAGAGCGTCGAAGGCGCCCTTCAAGAGCCTGGATTTCTGTCCTTCGTGGGCCTGGAGGCCGTCCCCATCCGGCACGCGCTCACCGTCGGGGAGATCGTGGCGCTCTTCGCCCGACGGGAAGGTCTCTCGGTGGCACACATCGATGCCAGCGGCACGCGGGTGGGGTCACCCGACGCCGCCCTCACGGTGGTGCCTCCGCTGGGATGGGCGCGCGAGCAGACGGCAACGGCGTGGGATCGTCCGTTCGTGATGACGTCACCCAACATGCCGACGGTGGAGACGGCGCTCGTCTATCCCGGGGGGTGCTTGATCGAGGGGACGAACCTCTCGGAAGGTCGAGGGACGACCCGCCCCTTCGAGCTCGTGGGGGCGCCGTGGGTGGACGGGCGCAAGCTCGCCGAGGATCTCCTGGCGACGGGGCTCGCGGGGTTCCTGCCGCGGCCTCTCACCTTCTGTCCCACGACCCGGAAGCACGCCGGCAAGATCTGCGGTGGTGTGCAGATCCATGTCACCGACACGGTGGCGTTTCGCCCGGTCGCCACCTACGTGGCATTGATCGGTCTGGCGCGCCGCCAGAACCCGGAGCTGTTCGAGTTCCGGACGGAGCGCTACGAATACGTGGACGACATCCCGGCGATCGATCTCTTGCTGGGTTCGGCAAAGGCGCGCAAGGCGCTGGAGGCGGGGGAGGACCCGGCAGAGGTGGCCACCGAGGCTGCGCGGGTCGATCCGGCGTGGGCCGGGGTCATGCGCGAAGCGTTGGTCGCGGCGGGTTCCACACGGGACTGAGCGACCCGTCGGGGTTGCCCTTCGGGGGCGACGAGCGTGACGCGCGTGACCGTGACGAGCGTGAGCATGACGAGCGTGAGCGTGACGAGTGTTGCGAGCGTGACGGCGCGACAGGGCTCCCGAAGGAGCCCTGCCTGCACTCAGCGCCAGGGAGTGAAGGCGACGTCGTTCACCGGGACGAGCCGCGAGGTGAAGAAGATCTTCAGCGTGCCGAGTTCGGCGCGCGCGCCGGCCAGCGTGAACGGGATCTTGCGCGTGTCGCCGGGCATCTTGAGGGTGAGCTCGCCACGGAGGAGCTCACCCGTGGCGTCACGCCCCGCCGCACGGCTGATCTCGATGACGTAGCTGCCCTTGGGCATGCCGAGCAGGGCGAGGGACTCGCGGCGCACGCTGGTGACGTCCTGCGCCGTGACGGTCACCTTCGGAGAGGGTGAACCCATCCAGGAGATGCGGCGGCCTTGCTCGTCGATGAGCGCGAGGTCGACGTCGGCGGAGCCGCTCCACTCCGCGAGGAGCTGGACATCGCCCCGCAGGCTCGTCGCGGGGGACGAGGGGTTGGTGGTGAGCAGCCGCTCGGCTTGCTCCCGGACCTGGGGAGCGAGATCGGCGCGGATCTGGTCGGCCAGCTCGTTCATCCCTTGGAGGCGCGCGCACTGGAGCGCTGCGGAGACCAGCTTGGCGTCTCCGGGGGCGAGGTCGGCGAGCGCCAGGCGGTGCCGGCACGCGAAGGCGGGCGCGCCCGAGAGATCGTGAAGCTCGGCGAGGCGAGCCTGGATGGCTCTGTCACCCGGCCGCACGTCCGCGAGTCCGCCGAGGATGCGCGCTGCGCGCTCGCGATCCCCCTGACGGGCGGCGAGATCGGCGCGCGCCGTCAGCGCGTCCGGATCCAGCGCGTCGCGGCCGCTCCAGCGGGAGGTCAGCTCCTGCGCCTCGCCGAGCCGTCCGCTCACCGCGTACAGCGCGTAGAGGCCCACCGTCTTGTCCCGGCTGTCGGGGGTCACCGAGAGCGCACTCTCGGCGGCGAGGAGTCGAGAAGCGGTCTGCGACGCCACGCTGTTCACCGCCTCGAAACTTCCCTTGCGATCGAAGACACGTCGCATCGGGACCAGCGAACGATCCCTGGGGGTGGCAGGCGGCTCGGCCCACTCACGACGTCGCCAGCTCGACGACTTTCCTTCGGCGGCCATGGGCGCAGGCGCTGCCGTCGTCGGCGCAGGCGCCGGCTTCGCGGGCGGTGGCGGGGACGCGCCCTTGCTCGCGGGGGCAGCGCCGAGGCCTCCTCGGGACCCACCCGGGCCTGACTCCATGTCGTCGAACCTGCTGTCCAGGCTCGCTTCCTTCTTCGCCGCGGAACGCGACACGCCCCCCGCGCGGCTCTCTTCTTCGGCCTCCTCGTCGGGCACCGCGCCCTCCGCGTCGGCGCTCGCGCGCTCGGCGAGGAACTCGCCCGTGAAGGCCGGCGCCACACCGCCACGGTCCAGACCGAAGGCTTTGAACATCGCCTCGCTCTCCAGGACGAGCAGGGAGGTGTACCGGCTGGCCACGTTGAACCGCTTCGACAGCTCGATGACGGTGGGCTTCTGCGCCTCGCTGCCCACGCGCTCCAGCTCGGCGATCTTGGCGGCGGCGAACAGACGGGGCACGAAGGCATTGCCTGGGCTCGAGCTGGCCACGATGGAGACGGGGTAGCTCTGCTCGAACTTCTCCCCGCTCACCTTGCCCTTCAGGCGGATCGTCCCGCTCACGTCGCTGCCAGCGCTCATCCTGGCGACGATGAAGGTCTCACCGCCCGCGCGGATGGGATCGAGGCGGGCTGGCGTGACCTGGGTCAGGCCCGAGGGGAGTTCCACCTCGGGGTCACGCAGCATGATCCCGTACGCCGCGCCGAGCACGTCGAGTGCAGCCGCGGAGACCCGCTGACCGGGGACGTAAGGCACCACCACGCCGCCACCGCCACGCGCCAGCGACTGGAGCGAACTCGTGTCGGCGTCGGCGCCGAGCGCGACGGCGACCACCGTCGCCTCACCGCCCGTCAGCGAGGCGCGCACGGCAGCTTCGAGGTGCGCGGTGCGCGTGGGTCCGACCGTCGGGGTGCCGTCACCGAGGTAGATGATGCGGACATCCTTGCCTCCAGCCGAACCGGCAGCAGCCCGCGCCGCGATCATGGCGGCCGCGAGATCGCTGCCACCGTCCGGCTCGACGCTGCCGAGGAAGCGCTCGACGTCACCAGCGGCGGAAGCCCCCGGCGCCATGGGCCGCGCACCGCCTGCGCTGTCATCCATGGAGCGGCACACCGTGTCGCAGGCGAGCACCACGAACTCGTCCCGCCGATCCATCTCTTTCACGATGGCCGAGGCGAGCCTCGTCGCACGGGCGAAGCGCTCGCCGACCATGGAGCGGCTGGAGTCGACCACCACCACGTGACGCCGCTCGCGCGCCTCGTGCCAGCGCGGGAGCTTCGGCCTGAGCGCGATCGCCACGTAGGGAGACGTGTCGCGCACCACGACCTGGGCCGCCTCGATCGCCATCCTCTCGTCTGCAGTCTTCGCCTTGCTCGCCGCCTCGACGAGCGATGCGTCGGGCTGAGCCGATGCGTCCGACCGGTAAGCCCAGGCGGTCGCCTCCTTGTCCCGGTCGGTGAGGGCGTACTCGACGGTGAGGTCACCGGCCGGTGTGAAGCCCTGCACCGCGAGCGTGCGACGCTCGCCTGCGCCGCCGTCACCGGCCGAGGTGAGATCGTAGCCGCGCGTGTTCACGCCGAACTCCCGGTCGTGACCGAGCAACTGGACATCGAGAGAGAAGTCTCCGATGCGCGTCGTCCCGTTCTCGTCGTGCGCCAGCGGATAGGTATAGCGGCGCACGCCTCCGGACTGCTCGACGAGCTGCGTGTAGGTCAGCACCACCCGCCGGGAGCTGCGCTTGGGGATGGGGAAGATGCGCAGCTCGAAACGGCCGCCGCGCTGCCACTCGAGCAGCGCCGGATCGCGCCAGGGTCCTGGGACCCACACGATCTCCTCGCGCGGACGGGGCGCCTTGGGTGCCGCGTTCTGGATCACGCCGCGCCAGATGGCCGCACCACGATCACGATCGACGAAGGCCCCTTCCATGAGCTTGCCGTCCACTTCCAGCGCCAGCCGCTCGATCTGGGCTCCCGGGGGGAGCGGGAAGCGGAAGATTCCCTCCAGCTCCTCGTCGGTCTCGTTGGTGAAGGTCTCGTCGACCTCGGTTCGCGCCACGACGTCCACGATCCGCACCTTGACGGCGTGCTTCGACAGCCGGAGCGCGCTCTCTCGCTCCTGGGTGGAGCCAGGTTTGCGCGCGCGCAGCTCACCGACGCCGCGCAGCGAGGGGGCGTCGAGCTCCTCGGAGGTCCGATCGCTCCACTCCATCACGTCGGAGAGCGAGCTGGTACTCGCCACACGGGGCGTCCCGCCGCGTGCGATCAGCGCCTCCTCTCCGGCCCGGACCTCCACGGGTGCGCCACGCTCACCGCTGACGCGGACGCTCCCGCGCACCACCTCGACCGCGGATCGCTCGTCTCCCGCGGTGATCGCGAGCTTCGTGCCCAGGACCTCGACCTCACCTTGCGGGATCAGGAAGCGCGCCGACCTGGCAGCGTCGAGGGCTGCGACCTCCGCGACGACCACGCCCGCCTCGACGCGTGCCTTCCGCTCCTCACCCGCACCGATCCACAGGCGCGAGCTGCGATCGATCGACAGCTGCGTCCCATCACCGAGCGCGAGGTGAACCCGGGTACGCGCGTCCGTGCGGAGCGTGACCGGGAGCGAGAGCTCGCCGTTCTCCGCCAGAGGAGCACAGGCCCCTGTTTCGCTGCACGCTTCGAGCCCTCCGGTCTTGTCCGCCGAGGCCCGCTTGACGCTGACCACCTTCCCGGACCAGGGCTCTGCGCTGGCGAACACCCCTTCGGTCACCGCCTTTTGCCCCTTGAGCCAGAAGCCCATGCTCGCCGCAGCAGCGACCGCCGAGATCGCGGCCACGGCGAACACCGCTCTCCTGCCACCAGGAGCACGCCGCGCCGGTCCCTTACCGGCGAGAGGCTGGGGTCGTTCCTTGCTGGAGACAGCGACGTCTGCCGCCGCATCGTGAACGGTCGGCGCTGGAGGAAGCGCTGCGGCTCCCTTCCTTTGCGTGTCGAGGACGTGCTGGCTCACCGCTGCCACGGTCGCCCCACGCTCGGTCGACGCGCGCTCGCTCCCCCGTCCATCGCTCGTCGCGACACCGGCTGGCGAAAGCTCGGCGTGCGGCTCGCCTGGCGTCGTCGCCGTCGCGGGCCGCGCGTCGTTCTTCGGGTCGAACGCCGTTGCACCACGAAGAGAGGAAGTCTCCTGCGGCTCCATGTCCGGAGCCATCACCGCGGGCGAGACGACCGCTGGCGTCGAGACGACCGCGGATTCCGAGCTGACCACGGACTCCGAGGCGACCACCGGCACCGGCTCTCGCGCTGCCAGAAGGCGCCCCACGAGGTCGTCCACGAACCCTTCCGCCGGTCGGAAGTCTGCGCCAGCGCTCGCCACGGCCTCCGCCGCACGAGTCGCCTCGTGCTTGAGGTCACGGCATGCATCGCACCCATCGAGGTGCTCGAACAGCGCCGCCTCTGCGGTCCCGTCCAGCACCTCCGCGAGGCGCTCCGAAAGCTCGTCACACGGACTCTCCGGACCCATCCCCGTGCTGCTCATGGCCTTACTCCTCACCCAGTTCTGCACGCAGCTTTGCCAGCGCGCGGCTCACACGCTTGCGCGCCGCCGCCTCGTCCACACCACACGCGAGCGACAGCTCCTTGAACGAAAGCCCTGCCTCGAACCGGAGCACCACGGCCTCTCGCTCGCTCGGCTTCAGCTTCGCCAGCGCGGCGCGCGCGCGTTCGGCGCGCTCCTTCTCCAGCGCCAGCTCCCCCGTGTCGGGTCGAGGCCGCGTGTCGTGGACCAGCCGAAGCCTGGACTCGCGCCGCGCCTTGGTCTCGGCGTGACGCCCGCACAGGCGGCGGGCGATCCCGAAGAGCCAGGCCCGGACACTGCCCTCGGCCCTGTACTGAGGAAATGCGTCGTAGGCGGCGAGCAGCGTCTCCTGCACCAGCTCCTCGGCTTCGGCCTGCGAGCCCGTGAAGGCCATGCAGAGCTTGCCGAGGGCGAGCGCGTACGTCTGAGCACACCGCGTCAACGCTTGTCGATAATTGCCCTCTCCGATGAGCGTCTCGATGGAGCGCCCTCCGACATCTTCCTGAGACCCCACCAGCGCCAGTCCAGCCGCCATACCTGCCTCGTCGCTGGCCATGTGCCCTCGTCTCCCGATTTCGTGACCGCTTTTTTTTCGTCCGGTGTCGCCACGCCACGGGCGCTCGGGACCCTTCTCTCAACGTACACTGGTCCACCCTTTGCAAACGGCCCCGACCGCAGCACACTCCGTATCTGCGAACAGGAGCCCGCCCCATGACCGAGATCCGCCATCCGAACCTCGCGCCCGCCGCCCCTGTCGGCCCCGCGGTTGACACCTCACCTGTGAATCGGTGGCGACGGTGGCTCTCGGCCTCCCTTGCCCTCTGCCTGTCCGGACTCGTCGGCGGGTCCACGGCGCTGGCGCAACCTGCACCCGAGCAAGGCGGATCCCAGGACGACGCCGAGGAGGAAGCCGCTCCGCCGGCACCTCCTCCTCGACCGACCAAGAAGAAGGCCCCTCCCCCGCTGCCCGCCCCGACCGCGGACGCCGAGACCCCCGACGAAGAAGGCGGCGAGGTCAAGCCCCCGAAGCCTGCCAAGAAGGCCTCCAAGGAAGCATCCCAGGAAGAGAAGATGCTGCGCGGCGTGGTGACGATCGGACGCGGCGATCAGGTGCTCGGCATGGGCAGCGTGCTCGCTGGTGATGGCCGCATCCTCACCGCCCTCTCGTCGCTCGGACCCGGCAATCATCTCGAAGCTCGCTACGCCGATGGATCGCAGGTGCGGGTCAAGGTCGGTCACCACGACCGCGTCTGGGACCTGGCCTTGCTCGTCCCGCAGAGCGGCAAGTGGAAAGAAGGGCTCACCGCCTCGGTCCGCAACCCCGTCCGTCAGGACGCTGCCATCCGCTCGTTCTCGACGAGCCGAGGCAAGCCGACCGCCGTGTCGATGGTCCTCCGCGGCCGCCGCTCGCTCCTCGGAGGCGACGATCAACAGCTCGACGACGTCCTGGAGCTCGGCTCGCGCGTCTCGCCCACCGATCTCGGCTCCCCCATCATCGACGAAGAGGGCCGGGTCGTCGGCGTCCTCGGCCGGGGCTGCGCCCCCAGCGAGGGCGACAAGCCGTGCTCCCCCGTGGCCTTTGGCGCCCCCATGGAAGCGATCCGCAATTTTTTGCGGTCCGTTCCCCCCACCGCGGTCCAGCCGTCAGGCTGGCTCGGGATCCAGGGGATTGGGGAGACGGGTCCCCTCGCCAAGGGGGTCCGGGTCACCGGCGTCCACCCCGGGGGTCCAGCGGAGGAAGCGAAGCTCAAGGGGGGTGAAAAAGGGGCCGCCGACATGATCCTGGCGGTGGATGGCATCCCGGTCACCAGTCCGGAGGCACTGTCGGATGCTGT is part of the Chondromyces crocatus genome and encodes:
- a CDS encoding serine/threonine-protein kinase, translated to MSPLPGALLPSGNAPPAGASRHFDPDAATVARERTDVQSTATHPTDTTAAPAALTPPVVLGAYAAGDVLAQRYRLVDQIGHGGMGAVWRARSISLELDVALKLIRREAEVQHAAERLLKEARAAARVAHPSAVRVHDFGVTLAGDPFLVMELLQGSSLSQRLSELGTFPSTEAVQIVLPVAGALLAAHREGVVHRDVKPANIMLIEQGASIVPKLIDFGVAGVSAAIWATRLTTHGMMLGSPVYMAPEQIRGGTDPDERTDVWGLCTVLYELVSGVRPFAGPNSATVIFDVLNTRLRRPEQFQHEHELWNIVERGLAKAPQDRWPNMAAFGRALAEWALSRGVTFDAAGTSLGVHWLAQPSLRTLALLSK
- a CDS encoding GNAT family N-acetyltransferase, coding for MLRVQMVTDTAGLVASSAAWEELLQRSAQSEPTLAPPWVLAWWRVFGPLDGRALRAVLFWDGPRLVGLAPFCERPRRHRVGLSLRTLELCGSGEDEADETGSDYLGVIVERGAESSVARALADALATDALGAWDELRMPAMRGDDVFPVLLSRELRARGASAHLEITGACPHIPLPASWDGYLAALPSSRRYMVRRSLRDLEAWAGSPLRLTRVTRADELPTAMETLIRLHEARWSADEKPGAFASPRFRAFHEAVMPALLERGSLDLSWLEVRGEPIAAVYNIVWQGRVSFYQGGRRPDLPQNLRAGIAMHALAIREAIAAGHKEYDFLAGTSRYKMDLSLAVRPLVRLYATRPSLTDTVRRVADLALDQARALRRAFAAPTHPSNRGEASESRAAVSP
- a CDS encoding metallophosphoesterase family protein, which gives rise to MARYGIVSDIHGNFEALKAALAFLDARSVDRILCLGDVVGYNADPNRCVRLLEARGAITIAGNHDLIAAQELNMDRCSDKAAFALRRTRQMLSEATLRTLLQLPRVRVLDAGVVLVHGSFADVCQYMRDEQRIEENLPMMRRLAPSAWICLFGHTHAPALYAAREGDVTSLALGEDLPIQSRRRVFFANPGSVDAARRGDGHAELAVLDTDRREISFHRVPYEHATSERRSIELGYRMGWTDERVYQAARAIRKGRRIVQAGMERAIDALRT
- a CDS encoding ATP-grasp domain-containing protein, which gives rise to MKRAAFSLEGSSPSQPPAVVLGDLTLIRPHGMAGIPVILATRDPDDISRHSRYVHGAVILPADRDQGVTALLALGDQLVAKLGRRSPLVYGSDRDLDLIYRHREALAERFLFVLNDEELAWSLLDKERFSRLCVAAGVRAPRTLDPGEDLGALESLREPLLIKPRRKTAWKEIQRELFGGHAKARIFATRQELLSHPAFVRLRGELLVQEHIEGATGDLLSFHGFADERGKLLASFCGRKVRTFPAFAGESSLIEVAEDAEVEAMGRDVTRRLGLKGPFKIDLIRDAQSGALYVLEINARYTLWHYVGAASGVNLPAVAYNLLVHGRHPDEAPRPESHRRWLNFYRDWLAYREQREDGLTLGAWLLSVSHPGTVYEAFAWKDPAPFAWWAGSAVVRKVNYGALRDRVGHPR
- a CDS encoding exo-beta-N-acetylmuramidase NamZ family protein; amino-acid sequence: MHVGIDRLPDLSAFQQLRTARVGVLAHPASVNRNLTHIADVLAAHGVRPRIFFGPEHGYGGEAQDMDAVSGSVDPRTGARVISLYGERFEDLTPKAADLAEIDVLIMDLADVGCRHYTFVWTSLMVLRAAHQAGVRVVLLDRPNPIGGALESVEGALQEPGFLSFVGLEAVPIRHALTVGEIVALFARREGLSVAHIDASGTRVGSPDAALTVVPPLGWAREQTATAWDRPFVMTSPNMPTVETALVYPGGCLIEGTNLSEGRGTTRPFELVGAPWVDGRKLAEDLLATGLAGFLPRPLTFCPTTRKHAGKICGGVQIHVTDTVAFRPVATYVALIGLARRQNPELFEFRTERYEYVDDIPAIDLLLGSAKARKALEAGEDPAEVATEAARVDPAWAGVMREALVAAGSTRD